A genomic region of Aureimonas populi contains the following coding sequences:
- a CDS encoding DUF3572 domain-containing protein, translating to MLEKRGKSPDGPNQQDAESVAIEALGFLAGDAALLSRFLALSGLEANDLRAAASDPAFFAGLLDFFLAHEGTLNAFAAASAIAPERVAAARRALGGRYEDVPH from the coding sequence ATGCTCGAAAAACGCGGAAAGTCGCCCGATGGTCCGAACCAGCAAGACGCCGAGTCCGTGGCAATCGAGGCGCTGGGCTTTCTGGCCGGTGATGCCGCGCTTCTGAGCCGTTTCCTGGCGCTGTCGGGACTGGAGGCGAATGACCTTCGCGCCGCTGCGTCCGATCCTGCGTTCTTCGCGGGCCTGCTGGACTTCTTCCTTGCGCACGAAGGCACGCTGAATGCCTTTGCCGCAGCCAGCGCCATTGCGCCCGAGCGCGTGGCGGCCGCGCGCCGAGCCCTGGGTGGACGCTATGAGGATGTGCCGCACTGA
- a CDS encoding DUF983 domain-containing protein, translating into MSEETAKTRFENEPAAPQRPVWQAILRGFCLRCPRCGQGRLFSGFLTSVDHCAACGEAFHHHRADDLPPYLTIFIVGHIVVAAFMGLEHLGDLPLWAHLAIWIPITTLLTLALLKPLKGATIGLQWAIRMHGFGETGEEASR; encoded by the coding sequence ATGAGCGAGGAAACCGCGAAAACACGTTTCGAGAACGAACCTGCGGCACCGCAGCGCCCGGTCTGGCAGGCCATCCTGCGCGGCTTCTGCCTGCGCTGCCCGCGCTGCGGGCAAGGCAGGCTGTTCAGCGGCTTCCTGACGAGCGTCGATCATTGCGCCGCTTGCGGCGAGGCGTTCCATCACCACCGCGCGGACGATCTGCCGCCCTACCTCACCATCTTCATCGTCGGGCATATCGTGGTGGCCGCCTTCATGGGCCTGGAGCATCTGGGCGACTTGCCGCTCTGGGCGCATCTGGCCATCTGGATTCCGATCACGACGCTGCTGACGCTGGCTCTGCTGAAGCCGCTGAAAGGCGCGACCATCGGCCTGCAATGGGCGATCCGCATGCACGGCTTCGGCGAAACCGGCGAGGAGGCATCGCGCTGA
- the dprA gene encoding DNA-processing protein DprA has translation MSEAGSAIVLSERQRFAWVRLIRSENVGPVGFRALVNRFGGAEAALDALPELAARGGAKRRIAVADVAAIEAEFATAARMKARFVCLGEADYPKALAAMEAAPPVLAVMGEIATLHRSCVAIVGARNASLSGIKFAKSIAQELGRADFCIVSGVARGIDAAAHEAALETGTAGVFAGGLDKPYPNENRPLMRRIVDGGGCLLTEMPFGWTPRAIDFPRRNRIVAGLSLGLLVVEAARRSGSLISARLAGEMGRLVFAVPGSPLDPRAGGPNGLIKDGAILVTEAADVIEAIRPLDGRAPSAPFAQFDEADTALPDEDIAEDQRARIIEALGPSPVTVDDLVDHIGAGAGAVQLVLLELTLAGRLERHPGGRVSLSA, from the coding sequence TTGAGCGAAGCGGGCTCCGCCATCGTCCTGTCGGAGCGGCAGCGTTTCGCCTGGGTCCGGCTCATCCGTTCCGAGAATGTCGGGCCGGTGGGCTTTCGCGCCCTCGTCAACCGCTTCGGCGGGGCGGAGGCGGCGCTGGACGCGCTGCCCGAGCTGGCGGCGCGCGGCGGCGCCAAACGGCGCATCGCGGTCGCGGACGTCGCGGCTATCGAAGCCGAGTTCGCCACAGCCGCGCGCATGAAGGCGCGCTTCGTGTGCCTGGGCGAGGCGGACTACCCCAAGGCGCTGGCGGCTATGGAGGCCGCGCCGCCGGTGCTGGCGGTGATGGGCGAGATCGCCACGCTGCACCGGTCGTGCGTCGCCATCGTCGGCGCGCGCAACGCTTCCCTGTCGGGCATCAAATTCGCCAAGTCCATCGCGCAGGAGCTGGGGCGAGCGGATTTCTGCATCGTGTCCGGCGTGGCGCGCGGTATCGACGCGGCGGCGCATGAGGCGGCGCTGGAAACGGGCACGGCGGGCGTCTTCGCGGGCGGCCTGGACAAGCCCTACCCCAACGAGAACCGGCCATTGATGCGCAGGATCGTGGATGGCGGCGGCTGTCTCCTCACCGAGATGCCCTTCGGCTGGACACCGCGCGCCATCGACTTCCCCCGCCGCAACCGCATCGTGGCCGGGCTTTCGCTCGGGCTTCTCGTGGTGGAGGCGGCCAGGCGCTCCGGCTCGCTGATCTCCGCGCGCCTGGCCGGTGAGATGGGCCGGCTCGTTTTCGCCGTGCCGGGGTCGCCGCTCGATCCGCGCGCCGGCGGGCCGAACGGACTGATCAAGGACGGCGCGATCCTCGTGACGGAGGCCGCGGACGTGATCGAGGCCATCCGCCCGCTGGACGGGCGCGCGCCGTCCGCGCCGTTCGCGCAATTCGACGAGGCGGATACGGCGCTACCCGATGAGGACATCGCCGAGGACCAGCGCGCCCGCATCATCGAGGCGCTGGGCCCCAGCCCGGTAACGGTGGACGACCTCGTCGATCATATCGGCGCCGGGGCCGGCGCGGTGCAGCTCGTGCTTCTCGAACTGACGCTTGCCGGCCGCCTGGAGCGGCACCCCGGCGGCCGCGTGTCCCTCTCGGCGTGA
- a CDS encoding NUDIX domain-containing protein — protein MIVDDTASPPRVLAGRRAPAHVFMAGKLVFPGGRIDRTDLALAGHFPLPPAVGARLGARTARRFGEKRAAALALAAIRETFEETGIMLGAPGEFSSRAPYWRDFAACGVRPMPAKLVPFARAITPPGLVRRYDTRFFAVRAETIVRRMPFEDRPTDEFDQVAWMTIDEMQGEDLAPITRQVLAELAARLESASLYDPEMPMAFYRRQGGVFLRDLL, from the coding sequence GTGATCGTGGACGACACGGCCAGCCCGCCGCGCGTGCTGGCGGGACGCCGCGCGCCCGCCCATGTCTTCATGGCCGGCAAGCTCGTCTTCCCGGGCGGGCGCATCGACCGCACGGACCTGGCCTTGGCCGGCCACTTCCCGCTGCCGCCCGCCGTCGGCGCGCGGCTGGGCGCGCGCACCGCAAGGCGCTTCGGCGAGAAGCGGGCGGCAGCTCTCGCTCTGGCGGCCATCCGGGAGACCTTCGAGGAAACGGGGATCATGCTGGGCGCACCCGGCGAATTTTCCTCGCGCGCCCCGTACTGGCGCGACTTCGCCGCCTGCGGGGTCCGGCCGATGCCTGCGAAGCTTGTGCCCTTCGCGCGCGCCATCACGCCCCCCGGCCTGGTGCGCCGCTACGACACGCGCTTCTTCGCCGTCCGCGCCGAGACGATCGTCCGCCGGATGCCCTTCGAGGACCGGCCGACCGACGAGTTCGACCAGGTGGCCTGGATGACGATCGACGAGATGCAGGGCGAGGATCTTGCGCCCATCACCCGCCAAGTTCTTGCCGAGCTCGCCGCCCGGTTGGAGAGCGCGAGCCTCTACGACCCTGAAATGCCTATGGCATTCTACCGCAGGCAGGGCGGCGTCTTCCTGCGCGATCTCCTCTGA
- the rnr gene encoding ribonuclease R yields the protein MARRVKDGKTHPTLDRESVLRFIAENPLRATKRDLAKAFGAKGDDRIVLKNILADLQAEGVLAGSRRQYTRPGALPSVAVLRVSGRDDEGGLLAEPVKWDEDEAGERPRFRLKQAREGKAAGVGDRALCRLDFEAEGGPTARVIRVLEADKASALGVFRLMPGGAGRVDPVERRGLEYSVSPEDVQGARDGDLVEIEPLSRPRAGFPKGRVARIVGSMGSERAISTIALHAHSIPHVFPKSVLEEAEKAGPATMESREDWRSLPLVTIDPRDAKDHDDAVHAAPDEDEANPGGHVVTVAIADVSFHVRPGSRLDSEARLRGNSVYFPDRVVPMLPERISNDLCSLREGVDRPALAVRMVFSATGEKRRHSFHRIMMKSRAKLAYEQAQAAIDGMPDDVDDEIVTTVLRPLWAAYEALKAARGKRQPLDLDLPERKIVLDDAGRVARVVVPERLDAHRLIEEFMIQANVAAAEALETRRQKLVYRAHDAPSMAKLESLRDFLKTLDMPLAKSGNLRPSHFNGILAQVKDTEHESLVNEVVLRSQSQALYQSENIGHFGLNLSRYAHFTSPIRRYADLLVHRALITALGLGPGGLSREDEERLDQTAEEISQAERRAMAAERDTVDRLIAHHLADKVGANFSGRITGVTKAGLFVRLPEYGADGFIPISTLGGEYFHYDEAAHTLVGERSGHGHRLGDSVEVRLVEAAPLAGAMRFEMLSEARKLPRSNASFHKAGRRTGRAAPRGRSGPRKRR from the coding sequence ATGGCGCGGCGCGTGAAGGACGGGAAGACGCATCCGACGCTCGATCGCGAATCCGTGCTGCGCTTCATCGCCGAAAACCCCTTGCGCGCCACCAAGCGAGATCTGGCCAAGGCCTTCGGTGCCAAGGGGGACGACCGGATCGTCCTCAAGAACATCCTGGCCGATCTCCAGGCCGAAGGCGTTCTGGCGGGCAGCCGACGGCAGTATACCCGCCCCGGTGCCCTGCCTTCCGTTGCCGTGCTGCGCGTCAGCGGGCGGGACGACGAGGGCGGCCTGCTGGCCGAGCCGGTGAAGTGGGACGAGGACGAGGCCGGCGAGCGGCCGCGCTTCCGCCTCAAGCAGGCGCGAGAGGGCAAGGCCGCCGGCGTCGGTGATCGTGCCCTGTGCCGGCTCGACTTCGAGGCCGAAGGCGGCCCGACCGCCCGCGTCATCCGTGTTCTGGAAGCGGACAAGGCCAGCGCGCTCGGCGTTTTCCGCCTGATGCCCGGTGGCGCGGGCCGCGTCGATCCGGTCGAGCGGCGCGGGCTCGAATATTCGGTGTCGCCGGAGGATGTGCAGGGCGCCAGGGACGGTGATCTCGTGGAGATCGAGCCGCTGTCGCGCCCGCGCGCCGGCTTTCCCAAGGGGCGCGTCGCGCGCATCGTGGGCTCCATGGGCTCTGAACGCGCGATTTCGACCATCGCCCTCCACGCCCATTCCATCCCCCATGTGTTTCCCAAATCCGTTCTGGAAGAGGCCGAAAAGGCCGGGCCGGCCACGATGGAGAGCCGTGAGGACTGGCGCTCGCTGCCGCTTGTCACCATAGATCCGCGCGACGCCAAGGACCATGACGACGCGGTCCATGCCGCGCCGGACGAGGACGAGGCCAATCCCGGCGGACATGTGGTGACGGTCGCGATTGCCGACGTCTCCTTCCACGTGCGGCCGGGTTCGCGGCTGGATTCGGAAGCGCGGTTGCGCGGCAACTCGGTCTATTTCCCCGACCGCGTCGTGCCGATGCTGCCCGAGCGCATCTCCAACGATCTCTGCTCGCTGCGCGAGGGTGTCGACCGCCCTGCCCTCGCCGTGCGCATGGTCTTCTCCGCGACGGGCGAGAAGCGACGGCACTCCTTCCACCGCATCATGATGAAGAGCCGGGCGAAGCTGGCGTACGAGCAGGCGCAGGCCGCGATCGACGGGATGCCGGACGACGTGGACGATGAGATCGTCACCACAGTCCTGCGTCCTCTATGGGCAGCCTACGAAGCCTTGAAAGCCGCGCGCGGCAAGCGCCAGCCGCTCGACCTCGACCTGCCGGAACGCAAGATCGTGCTGGACGATGCGGGCCGCGTCGCCCGCGTGGTCGTGCCCGAGCGGCTCGACGCGCACCGGCTGATCGAGGAGTTCATGATCCAGGCCAATGTGGCCGCGGCCGAGGCGCTGGAAACCAGGCGGCAGAAGCTCGTCTACCGTGCGCATGACGCGCCTTCCATGGCCAAGCTCGAATCCCTGCGCGACTTCCTGAAAACGCTGGACATGCCGCTGGCCAAGAGCGGCAATCTGCGGCCATCGCATTTCAACGGTATCCTCGCCCAGGTAAAGGACACCGAGCATGAAAGCCTCGTCAACGAGGTGGTGCTGCGTTCGCAGAGTCAGGCGCTTTACCAGAGCGAGAACATCGGCCATTTCGGGCTGAACCTCTCCCGCTACGCCCACTTCACCTCCCCTATCCGCCGCTATGCCGACCTCCTGGTGCACCGCGCGCTTATTACCGCGCTTGGCCTCGGGCCGGGCGGGCTCAGCCGGGAGGACGAGGAGCGGCTGGACCAGACCGCCGAGGAGATCAGCCAAGCCGAGCGCCGCGCCATGGCGGCCGAGCGCGACACGGTGGACCGGCTCATCGCCCATCACCTCGCCGACAAGGTCGGCGCCAACTTCTCCGGTCGCATCACGGGGGTCACGAAAGCGGGTCTCTTCGTGCGCTTGCCGGAATATGGCGCCGACGGCTTCATCCCGATCTCGACCCTGGGCGGCGAGTATTTCCATTACGACGAGGCTGCCCATACGCTTGTCGGCGAGCGCAGCGGCCATGGCCATCGCCTGGGCGACAGCGTGGAGGTTCGGCTGGTGGAGGCCGCGCCGCTGGCCGGAGCCATGCGATTCGAGATGCTGAGCGAGGCACGCAAGCTGCCGCGCTCCAACGCATCCTTCCACAAGGCGGGCCGGCGAACCGGCCGCGCCGCGCCGCGCGGGCGGTCCGGGCCGAGGAAGCGGCGATGA
- a CDS encoding dihydroorotase yields MSRPLVIENARILDPSRQVDEIGAIVVANGRIEAAGASALNQGRPEGAEVIDASGLLAIPGLVDARVFMGEPGGEHRETIRSAGEAAAAGGVTSILTMPDTDPVIDDVALAEFVMRTARETAPVNVFVSAALTKGLKGREMTEIGLLTEAGVAAFTEGRHTLSNPALIRRLMTYARDFDALFDHETQDAELAGSGVMNEGLLASWLGLAGIPKEAELIPLERDLRLAALTGCRYHAAKISVAASAEALRLAKDRGVKATGGVSVAHLSLNENDIGEYRTFFRLSPPLRHEEDRQAMIEALADGSVDIIVSSHDPQDVDGKRRPFAEAESGAIGLESLLPAALRLHHSGQVPLARLVEAMTAAPAKILKLDRGTLQPGRPADIALVDLDAPFVFSERDIRSRSKNTAFENARFQGRVLRTIVAGNTVFELEDGR; encoded by the coding sequence ATGAGCCGCCCGCTGGTCATCGAGAACGCGCGTATCCTCGACCCCTCGCGGCAGGTGGACGAAATCGGCGCCATCGTCGTGGCGAACGGCCGCATCGAGGCGGCCGGCGCCTCGGCGCTCAACCAGGGCCGACCGGAAGGCGCCGAGGTCATCGACGCCTCCGGCCTGCTGGCCATTCCCGGCCTCGTGGACGCGCGCGTCTTCATGGGCGAGCCGGGCGGGGAGCATCGCGAGACGATCCGTTCGGCCGGCGAGGCTGCGGCCGCCGGGGGCGTCACCTCCATCCTCACCATGCCGGACACAGACCCGGTGATCGACGACGTGGCACTGGCCGAGTTCGTCATGCGCACGGCGCGCGAGACCGCGCCCGTCAACGTCTTCGTCTCGGCGGCCCTCACCAAGGGGCTGAAGGGCCGGGAGATGACGGAAATCGGCCTTCTGACCGAAGCCGGCGTCGCGGCCTTCACCGAAGGGCGGCACACGCTTTCCAACCCGGCCCTGATCCGCCGCCTCATGACCTATGCGCGCGATTTCGATGCGCTCTTCGACCATGAGACGCAGGATGCCGAGCTGGCGGGCTCGGGCGTGATGAATGAGGGCCTGCTGGCCTCCTGGCTGGGCCTTGCCGGCATTCCGAAGGAAGCAGAGCTCATCCCGCTCGAACGCGACCTGCGCCTCGCCGCCCTCACCGGCTGTCGCTACCATGCGGCGAAGATCTCCGTCGCCGCCTCGGCCGAGGCCCTGCGCCTTGCCAAGGACCGGGGCGTGAAAGCGACGGGCGGCGTGTCCGTCGCCCATCTGTCGCTCAACGAGAACGATATCGGCGAGTACCGCACCTTCTTTCGTCTCTCGCCCCCGCTGCGCCATGAGGAAGATCGCCAGGCGATGATCGAGGCGCTGGCGGACGGCAGTGTGGACATCATCGTCTCGTCCCACGACCCGCAGGACGTGGACGGCAAGCGCCGGCCCTTCGCGGAGGCGGAATCGGGCGCGATCGGGCTGGAGAGCCTCCTCCCCGCCGCTCTTCGCCTGCACCATTCGGGGCAGGTGCCGCTGGCGCGGCTGGTGGAGGCCATGACGGCGGCGCCCGCGAAAATCCTGAAGCTCGATCGCGGCACGCTTCAGCCCGGCCGCCCGGCCGACATCGCGCTTGTCGACCTCGATGCGCCCTTCGTCTTTTCCGAGCGCGACATTCGCTCGCGCTCCAAGAACACCGCATTCGAGAACGCCCGCTTCCAGGGCCGCGTCCTGCGCACCATCGTCGCCGGCAACACCGTCTTCGAGCTGGAGGACGGGCGGTGA
- the rpmG gene encoding 50S ribosomal protein L33, with amino-acid sequence MAKATTIKIKLLSTADTGFFYVTTKNSRTMTDKMVKTKYDPVARKHVEFREAKIK; translated from the coding sequence ATGGCCAAGGCTACGACGATCAAGATCAAGCTGCTCTCGACGGCCGACACCGGCTTCTTCTACGTGACGACGAAGAACAGCCGCACGATGACCGACAAGATGGTGAAAACCAAGTACGACCCGGTCGCGCGCAAGCACGTGGAATTCCGCGAGGCCAAGATCAAGTAA
- a CDS encoding response regulator, translating into MSKTVMIVEDNELNMKLFRDLIEAHGYRTVQTRSGLTAVDLARSERPDLILMDIQLPEISGLDVTRQLKADAELKAIPVIAVTAFAMKGDEERIRQGGCEAYISKPISVTHFIETIKTFLGDG; encoded by the coding sequence ATGTCGAAAACGGTGATGATCGTCGAGGACAACGAGCTCAACATGAAGCTCTTCCGCGACCTGATCGAGGCACATGGCTACCGCACGGTCCAGACCCGCAGCGGCCTGACGGCCGTCGATCTGGCCCGCAGCGAGCGGCCGGACCTCATTCTCATGGACATCCAGTTGCCTGAAATCTCGGGGCTGGACGTCACTCGGCAGCTCAAGGCGGATGCGGAGCTGAAGGCCATTCCGGTCATCGCCGTCACCGCCTTCGCGATGAAGGGGGACGAGGAGCGAATCCGACAGGGCGGGTGCGAGGCCTATATCTCGAAGCCCATCTCCGTCACGCACTTCATCGAGACGATCAAGACCTTTCTCGGAGACGGCTGA
- the plsY gene encoding glycerol-3-phosphate 1-O-acyltransferase PlsY, with translation MIEFLAQSQPLFLVLSLALGYLCGSIPFGLVLTRMFGLGDVRSIGSGNIGATNVLRTGNKLVAALTLLGDVLKGTVPVLIAWNWGEPAAALAGLGAFLGHILPVWLGFKGGKGVATYLGVLLGFAPLGVAVFAANWIVVAYLFRFSSLAALVATVAVPLVYLLLGNMPAAALSGTLTVLVYIKHKTNISRLLSGTEGKIGEKG, from the coding sequence GTGATCGAGTTCCTGGCGCAGAGCCAGCCGCTCTTTCTCGTCCTGTCGCTGGCCCTTGGCTATCTGTGCGGCTCCATTCCCTTCGGCCTCGTGCTGACGCGCATGTTCGGCCTGGGTGACGTGCGCTCCATCGGCTCTGGCAATATCGGCGCGACGAATGTCCTGCGCACCGGCAACAAGCTGGTGGCGGCGCTCACGCTTCTGGGCGACGTCCTGAAGGGCACCGTGCCCGTGCTCATCGCCTGGAACTGGGGCGAGCCGGCGGCGGCCCTGGCGGGCCTCGGCGCGTTCCTGGGGCACATCCTGCCCGTCTGGCTGGGCTTCAAGGGCGGCAAGGGCGTGGCGACCTATCTCGGCGTCCTTCTCGGCTTCGCCCCGCTCGGCGTCGCGGTCTTCGCGGCGAACTGGATCGTCGTGGCCTATCTCTTCCGCTTCTCCTCTCTCGCCGCGCTGGTGGCGACGGTGGCGGTGCCGCTCGTCTATCTCCTCCTCGGCAACATGCCGGCGGCCGCGCTCTCGGGCACCCTGACCGTGCTGGTCTACATCAAGCACAAGACGAACATTTCCCGCCTTCTCTCTGGTACGGAAGGAAAAATCGGAGAAAAGGGTTGA
- the topA gene encoding type I DNA topoisomerase: protein MDVVIVESPAKAKTINKYLGSNYKVLASFGHVRDLPAKDGSVRPDDDFSMDWEVDKPSQKRLSEIAQAVKGADALFLATDPDREGEAISWHVLEVLRQKKVIKDKPVSRVVFNAITKKAVLDAMANPRQIDEPLVDAYLARRALDYLVGFTLSPVLWRKLPGARSAGRVQSVALRLVCDREAEIERFKTDEYWQIAAKLGTLRNEDFVARVTGYEGEKLQRLSIGSEERAFEIRDMLEGASFRALSVDAKPTRRNPGPPFTTSTLQQAASAKLGFGASRTMQVAQRLYEGMDIGGETVGLITYMRTDGVQMAPEAVAAARKAIASTFGERYVPEKPRYYSTKAKNAQEAHEAIRPTGFDRHPKDMERYLDRDQARLYDLIWKRAIASQMASAEIERTTVEILAENGARRAQLRATGSVVRFEGFIGAYQDHRDDSKNQADQAEEEDESARLPEIRAEEALTKRAIEPTQHFTEPPPRFSEASLIKRMEELGIGRPSTYAATLQTLQDRDYIVQEKRKLLPDSKGRLVTAFLHNFFEKYVEYDFTADLEEKLDRISAGELSWKDVLRDFWKDFSAHVDGTKELRVSDVLDALNEELGPLVFPPKGDGTDPRACPRCGGGRLSLKLGKFGAFVGCSNYPECNYTKQLGTSLSADSPDDGGLNEPKELGNDPETGEVVTLRSGRFGPYVQRGEGKEAKRSSLPKGWEVAEMDFEKALRLLSLPREVGIHPESGKPILAGLGRYGPFLQHDGGYANLETVEDVFTVGLNRAVTVIAEKKERGGRGRGTPAAIATLGEHPTLGGQITVREGRFGPYVNTGKVNATLPKGKDPASVTLEEAIQLLTERAEKTGKAPKAKAAPKKSAARAAPKKAAAKKAPAKKPAAKKTKAAAGGD, encoded by the coding sequence ATGGACGTCGTCATCGTCGAATCGCCCGCAAAAGCGAAGACGATCAACAAATATCTGGGCTCCAACTACAAGGTGCTCGCCTCCTTCGGCCATGTGCGCGACCTGCCGGCCAAGGACGGGTCCGTGCGGCCGGACGACGATTTTTCCATGGACTGGGAGGTCGACAAGCCCTCGCAAAAGCGCCTGAGCGAGATCGCTCAAGCCGTGAAGGGCGCCGATGCGCTCTTCCTCGCAACCGATCCGGATCGCGAGGGCGAGGCCATTTCCTGGCACGTGCTGGAGGTTCTTCGCCAGAAGAAGGTGATCAAGGACAAGCCCGTCAGCCGCGTCGTCTTCAACGCCATCACCAAGAAGGCCGTGCTGGATGCGATGGCGAACCCGCGCCAGATCGACGAGCCGCTGGTGGACGCGTACCTGGCCCGCCGCGCGCTCGATTATCTGGTCGGCTTCACCCTCTCGCCCGTCCTCTGGCGCAAGCTGCCGGGTGCCCGCTCGGCGGGCCGCGTGCAGTCCGTGGCCCTGCGCCTCGTCTGCGACCGCGAAGCCGAGATCGAGCGCTTCAAGACCGACGAGTACTGGCAGATCGCCGCCAAGCTGGGCACGCTGCGCAACGAGGACTTCGTGGCGCGCGTGACGGGCTATGAGGGCGAGAAGCTCCAGCGCCTGTCCATCGGGTCGGAGGAGCGTGCCTTCGAAATCCGCGACATGCTGGAAGGCGCCAGCTTCCGGGCGCTCTCGGTGGACGCCAAGCCGACCAGGCGCAACCCCGGCCCGCCCTTCACCACCTCCACGCTCCAGCAGGCGGCTTCCGCCAAGCTCGGCTTCGGCGCCTCGCGCACCATGCAGGTGGCGCAGCGCCTCTACGAGGGCATGGATATCGGCGGCGAGACCGTCGGCCTCATCACCTATATGCGAACCGACGGCGTGCAGATGGCGCCGGAGGCCGTGGCCGCCGCGCGCAAGGCCATCGCCTCCACCTTCGGCGAACGCTACGTGCCGGAAAAGCCGCGCTACTACTCCACCAAGGCGAAGAACGCGCAGGAGGCCCACGAGGCCATCCGTCCCACCGGCTTCGACCGGCATCCGAAGGATATGGAGCGCTATCTCGACCGTGATCAGGCGCGCCTCTACGACCTCATCTGGAAGCGCGCCATCGCCAGCCAGATGGCGTCCGCCGAGATCGAGCGTACGACGGTGGAGATTCTGGCCGAGAACGGTGCCAGGCGCGCGCAGCTTCGCGCGACAGGCTCCGTGGTGCGTTTCGAGGGATTCATCGGCGCCTATCAGGACCATCGCGACGATTCGAAGAACCAGGCGGACCAAGCGGAGGAAGAAGACGAATCCGCCCGCCTGCCCGAGATCCGCGCGGAGGAGGCGCTGACGAAGCGCGCTATCGAGCCCACGCAGCATTTCACCGAGCCGCCTCCGCGCTTCTCGGAAGCCTCGCTCATCAAGCGGATGGAGGAGCTGGGCATCGGTCGCCCTTCCACCTACGCCGCGACGCTCCAGACCCTTCAGGACCGCGACTATATCGTGCAGGAGAAGCGCAAGCTCCTGCCCGATTCCAAGGGCCGGTTGGTGACGGCGTTCCTGCACAATTTCTTCGAGAAATATGTCGAGTACGACTTTACCGCCGATCTTGAGGAGAAGCTCGACCGCATCTCGGCGGGCGAGCTGTCCTGGAAGGACGTGCTGCGCGACTTCTGGAAGGACTTCTCCGCCCATGTGGACGGCACGAAGGAGCTTCGCGTTTCCGACGTTCTCGACGCGCTGAACGAGGAGCTCGGCCCGCTCGTCTTCCCCCCCAAGGGCGACGGAACGGACCCGCGCGCCTGCCCGCGCTGCGGCGGGGGGCGCCTTTCGCTGAAGCTCGGCAAGTTCGGCGCCTTCGTCGGTTGCTCGAACTACCCGGAGTGCAACTACACCAAGCAGCTCGGCACCAGCCTTTCGGCGGACAGCCCGGACGATGGCGGGCTGAACGAGCCGAAGGAACTGGGCAACGATCCCGAGACGGGCGAGGTGGTGACGCTGCGCTCAGGCCGCTTCGGCCCCTATGTCCAGCGCGGTGAAGGCAAGGAAGCCAAGCGCTCCTCCCTGCCCAAGGGCTGGGAAGTGGCCGAGATGGATTTCGAGAAAGCGCTGAGGCTTCTCTCGCTGCCCCGCGAGGTGGGCATCCACCCCGAAAGCGGCAAGCCCATCCTGGCCGGTCTCGGGCGCTACGGCCCCTTCCTGCAGCATGATGGCGGCTACGCCAATCTCGAAACCGTCGAGGACGTGTTCACGGTGGGCCTGAACCGCGCCGTTACCGTCATCGCGGAGAAGAAGGAGCGCGGCGGGCGCGGGCGCGGAACGCCGGCCGCCATCGCGACGCTGGGAGAGCATCCAACGCTCGGCGGTCAGATCACCGTGCGCGAAGGCCGCTTCGGCCCCTATGTCAACACCGGCAAGGTGAACGCCACGCTGCCCAAGGGCAAGGATCCGGCCTCGGTGACGCTAGAGGAGGCGATCCAGCTCCTGACGGAGCGCGCCGAGAAGACCGGCAAGGCGCCGAAGGCGAAGGCGGCGCCGAAGAAGAGCGCGGCGCGCGCCGCGCCGAAGAAGGCCGCCGCCAAGAAGGCGCCCGCCAAGAAGCCGGCGGCGAAGAAGACCAAGGCGGCGGCGGGAGGCGATTGA